Genomic DNA from Oreochromis aureus strain Israel breed Guangdong linkage group 13, ZZ_aureus, whole genome shotgun sequence:
TTCTTGGGTTTCAAATGGATTCATAGGTTCACAAAACCAGGATATTTGTTGTCTGATAAAAGTTGCCTCCATTCTTCCAACCACCCAACAAAACAGACCTAAACAGGATTGTGAAGCAGCTTGTGAGTTGAAACGctacagacagacacaaacCTCTAAATAAACACATGACTTTATGTTGTTCAGTGGTTTCTAATTGAAACTCCCCTGGGGCACAGGGATGTTTTCATGAAGGTATTTCATGCTGCCTTGCTCAGAGAAGTCAGCCACTGTGTGTCCCTCCCCTCGAAGGACCCACTTGGTGGTCAAAAGTCCCTCCAAACCTACAGGTCCTCTGGCATGTATCCGTGCTGTACTGATACCGACCTCAGCTCCTgcaaaataaacaaagtaaaattaaataccttattttattttcaacataGTGGTGGCTTAGGTTCACTTGAAGGTAAATACATACCAAGGCCAAAGCGGTAGCCATCAGCAAAGCGAGAGCTGGAGTTCCAGAATACACAGGCGCTGTCCACCTGCTGCAGAAACTGTTCGGCTGTTTCTTCATTCTCTGTAACAATGACATCAGTGTGGGAGCTGCCGTATTTGTGGATGTGGTCCACAGCTTCCTGCATGCTGTCAACCACCTCAATGCAGCATTCCAGGTCCCCATACTCTGTCCTCAGAGACTTGACCTCGGATGGGCTAAAAGTTAAATAGGATGCGAAGCGAGGACCAGCATGAATCTTTACCTGTGAGAACGCAATAACCAATAGTttgttaaagaataaaaaacaaacaaatgttattTACTATAAAGTGGTAAAGTGTTAAATTCtcctgctgtttttcctatttctgaaCCTCATTCAAAGCATACACCCAAATAATCCTGTTTCTTACTTGCTCTGTTCTCAGCATGTCAATGATCTGGTCAAACACAGGAGTACGCAGCAAATCTCTGTGAATAAGAAGAGTCTCCATGGCATTGCAGGCAGCAGGGTAGTCACATTTAGAGTCTTTGACTGGAAAGAAACACAGTTTGTACAACCATTCAAAACCAGTCAGTTTGCATTAGTGATAAATTCAATAGACTGGAGCTGAATGCGATTAAAAACCTACCGATATCAAGAGCTTTGTCAATGCTGGCATCACTGTCGATGTAGACATGACAGATGCCCTCACTGTGGCCCAAAACAGGAATGCCCTTGGCTGCCCTCTGGATTTCCCGGACCAGCTGAGACGAGCCCCTTGGAATGATCAGGTCAATCATCTTGTCCAGTCTGCACAGATCCTCAACTTCCTCACGTGTGCTCACCTACAGCACAAACTCTTTTAGTTTATCACAACAACTAAAATACTACCAGGAAACTAAAATTATATTTCTATAATGATTTTCAGTCTTACCAGTTGAATGGCATCAGCTACACCATGAATGGAAAGGGCTTCTTGAGTGAGTTGATGTAGAATTTTGTTGGTGTTGGAAGCTTCTTTGCCACCTTTCAGGAGCAAAGCATTTCCGCTTGCAATTGCTAGTGCTGACACCTGAAGTACAGCATGTAAAATTTCACTCTTTTTGAACACATATAAAACCAGACTCTAAAAAAGTATATCAGACTGCCTAGAGATGGTCTGACCTGTGGCAGACAATCAGGGCGAGACTCAAAGATGACCAGCAGGACACCGATGGGGACCGTGATCTGTTCTAGTTCTAGGTTGTTGGCCACTCTAGTCCTCCTCAGCACCCGGCCAACGCTGTTCCTGGAGGAAACAGCGAGCTGACGCAGGCCAATGGCAAGACTGTTCAGCTTGGCAGTTGACAGACTCAGGCGATTGATCAGAGGCTGGGACAGACGACCTATAAGAGTAAAGTATGAATAAAAATGCTGGCCCATCAATCAATAAAGAGCAAAGTGTTGCCAAGCAGGAATAACTGCTCTGCTACGCTATGCTGCACACAATGACTCCTACCAAACTAGACTACAATGGTATCTGAGTCACAGATCTACATTCAGGTATGGATTACGCTAATCCGTGTGCCAGCTCTCTGCCTCTGTACCTAATGTTGTTGCTAGCTCCATGTCTTTCTTATTTGCATTAagaatttcttctttcttctctatAAGGAGCTCAGCAAGACAGCAGATGATCTCCGCTCTctggaaaaataaacacatagATGTGATCAACACAATTCAAAATTAATTGACACTGCTGTCACTACGATGTAGAAGTTATTTAATTTGGTGACCTTGTGCAACTAATTAGGATACATTTTTCCCCATTTACCTGTTCAGGGAGCAGGGAGGCCAGAGTTCTGCCTGCATGTCGTGCCATCTCTGTCTGCTGCTCCACAGTTGGGCCTGGTGGTGTCAATAACACCAACATCAAGCATAAATCCTCGAACCACAACAAAAAGATTCAAATGCTCTGTCTGAGGGGTTTTACCCAGTACCTGCAGGTTTCACTTCAGAGAAAAAGGTGCCAACTTTCTTCCCTTCCACAATGTCTGTGATGACGTGACCGGTGACTTTTGGATCTGTGCCATTGGCAATGATTACTGAGGTGCCACCCTGCAGTGCCCAGAGGGCTGCTTTCACCTGAGCCACACAACATGATTTAGTGTAATGCAACATTTTCATTACTGAACCAACTCTGCCTCTTCATATAGTGAGATGAACTATTATCTGTCACACTGACCTTTGCTTCCATACCGCCGATACCAACTCTGGATTTAGTCCCATATGTGATGGATTGTTGGTCTCCGGGATAGAATATATCAATGAGCTTGGCATCATCTGTTCCTGGCGGACTGTCGTATAAGCCTgaggaaaaaattaaaaaaaataaatcacacatATATGGATATCTTCTCATTTAACAAAAACACGACCTGCCTGTTTGTAAAGTCTTCTATTAATGTCTGACTACCTGGCATTCATTAATGAATAAAAGCAAAGCATCAATGGCAGTATGGCAGTTGCTGTAATACtatgcataataataataatacaaaagatTAGAATTATCAATATAAATCATTTTCACTTGtacaaatacaaagaaattGTTGGTTAATTTggtcatttgttttcatttcatgcaTCTTTAATATAGCTTTAGGTAACTGGTTCACATTTATTATACatacaaacataaacataatctACACATTCACAGAAATAACATACTGGCCATTACTGTGATTCTTAAAtgcaaattaaagaaaatattatttaaatagtCATATCAGTACCTTGGACATCAGACAGGGCAATAAGTAGGTCTACTTTCATTTCAACAGCCAGCCGTGCAGCCAAGCTGTCGTTATCTTTGATGCTTATTACCTGAAACACAAATCAATATTTCattaaacaaaaagcaaaaaacactgTGCAGGTCAGTAACAACTTCAGTTGCTACTACATTTCAAAAGCTTCCCTCTCTCACTCAGGTGCAAAGGAAACATTGCATGCACAAACAGGTGTACCCACATTTACACCCTGTAGGTCACTGTTGGGAACAGGGGGTGGAACAACAGCATCGTTCGTGTTAATTATCGGGACGATATTCATACGCAGCAGTTCATGTAGCGTGCTGTTCAGGTTCCGGCGTTTCTGTTCATCGTGAAAGTCCAGATTGGTGACCAGAATCTAAAGAGGTGGAAAGAAATGTGAAGAAGTATGTGACATTTTAGTCAGGTGCTGTAGGTATTTTATTCTATGCCAAACGTAGAGCACATACTTGTGCAGTGCAGATGCTGTATTGGGTGAACATAGCTTCGTACAGCGCCATTAGACCGCTCTgcccagcagcagcacaggctcTTGCTTCCAAAACTGGGACTGACTGAAAGACAATGAGATTTAAACAAAGTTAACAAGATTTAGAAAGAAACAAATCAGAACACTGTTATTCAGTCTACATTTACAAAATAGTGGGTCTAAGTTCCTTCTGTTAAAGCTTATTCACCATGTCTTTCAGTTGGTTCTGTCCAGAATGCAGAGCTTGTCTGA
This window encodes:
- the LOC116318572 gene encoding delta-1-pyrroline-5-carboxylate synthase-like is translated as MFARLASCSPLPFRTRQSNVCPVYIRAFSQAKFSLPRPHGKSFAHRSELKQAKRIVVKLGSAVVTRGDECGLALGRLASIVEQVAMLQNQGREMMIVTSGAVAFGKQRLRHEILLSQSVRQALHSGQNQLKDMSVPVLEARACAAAGQSGLMALYEAMFTQYSICTAQILVTNLDFHDEQKRRNLNSTLHELLRMNIVPIINTNDAVVPPPVPNSDLQGVNVISIKDNDSLAARLAVEMKVDLLIALSDVQGLYDSPPGTDDAKLIDIFYPGDQQSITYGTKSRVGIGGMEAKVKAALWALQGGTSVIIANGTDPKVTGHVITDIVEGKKVGTFFSEVKPAGPTVEQQTEMARHAGRTLASLLPEQRAEIICCLAELLIEKKEEILNANKKDMELATTLGRLSQPLINRLSLSTAKLNSLAIGLRQLAVSSRNSVGRVLRRTRVANNLELEQITVPIGVLLVIFESRPDCLPQVSALAIASGNALLLKGGKEASNTNKILHQLTQEALSIHGVADAIQLVSTREEVEDLCRLDKMIDLIIPRGSSQLVREIQRAAKGIPVLGHSEGICHVYIDSDASIDKALDIVKDSKCDYPAACNAMETLLIHRDLLRTPVFDQIIDMLRTEQVKIHAGPRFASYLTFSPSEVKSLRTEYGDLECCIEVVDSMQEAVDHIHKYGSSHTDVIVTENEETAEQFLQQVDSACVFWNSSSRFADGYRFGLGAEVGISTARIHARGPVGLEGLLTTKWVLRGEGHTVADFSEQGSMKYLHENIPVPQGSFN